One window of Jannaschia sp. CCS1 genomic DNA carries:
- a CDS encoding acyl-CoA dehydrogenase family protein, with protein sequence MDLGVSDRVKPLVEAVRRMVRDDIAPLDMEYHAEVGQHPSGDRFAMTDRQIEILKTLKDKAKGQGLWNFWLTDSQDGYGLSTVEYAYLAEEMGAVSIAPEIFNCNAPDTGNMEVLERYGSEAQRTRWLPDLMAGVSRSAYLMTEPSVASSDATQISLKCERQGEDYVLNGEKYWATGAGDPRCALYIVMVCTDPGAAKHARHSMLLIPSDAAGIETLRPMQVFGQDDAPHGHMHIRFTDVRVPIDAMVLGEGRGFEVAQGRLGPGRIHHCMRAIGRAEYALELMVKRGLTREAFGKPLVELGANYDIIANARIDIEMTRLLCLKAAWMMDHAGVRAAQPWISKVKVQAPLMALQVVDEAMQMHGATGLSQDTPLSRIWADLRTLRLADGPDAVHRRQVARAELRKHTNTSQ encoded by the coding sequence ATGGATCTGGGCGTCTCCGACAGGGTGAAGCCGCTGGTGGAGGCGGTCCGGCGCATGGTGCGCGACGACATTGCGCCACTTGATATGGAATACCACGCGGAGGTCGGCCAGCACCCTTCAGGCGATCGCTTCGCCATGACGGACCGCCAGATAGAGATCCTCAAGACGTTGAAAGATAAGGCGAAAGGACAAGGGCTCTGGAATTTCTGGCTGACGGATTCGCAGGACGGCTACGGGCTGTCGACCGTCGAATACGCCTATCTGGCCGAGGAGATGGGCGCGGTATCGATCGCGCCTGAGATATTCAACTGCAACGCGCCAGACACCGGCAACATGGAAGTGTTGGAGCGGTATGGATCGGAGGCGCAACGGACGCGATGGTTGCCGGATCTGATGGCCGGAGTGAGCCGATCTGCATACCTGATGACAGAGCCGTCCGTCGCATCGTCAGATGCAACTCAAATTTCATTAAAATGCGAACGACAGGGTGAAGACTACGTCCTAAACGGCGAGAAATATTGGGCAACGGGTGCCGGGGATCCGCGGTGTGCGCTCTATATCGTGATGGTTTGCACCGATCCCGGCGCGGCGAAACACGCGCGGCATTCGATGCTGCTGATCCCCTCCGATGCCGCTGGGATCGAGACCCTGCGTCCAATGCAGGTGTTTGGCCAAGACGATGCGCCCCACGGGCACATGCATATCCGTTTCACCGACGTTCGCGTGCCGATAGATGCGATGGTGCTGGGAGAAGGGCGCGGCTTTGAAGTGGCGCAGGGACGGCTCGGCCCGGGGCGCATTCACCACTGCATGCGGGCCATCGGGCGAGCCGAGTATGCCCTTGAACTGATGGTAAAAAGAGGGCTGACGCGCGAAGCATTTGGCAAGCCGCTGGTCGAATTGGGGGCGAATTACGACATCATCGCCAATGCGCGCATCGACATCGAGATGACGCGGCTCCTGTGCCTGAAGGCGGCGTGGATGATGGATCATGCGGGCGTCCGCGCCGCACAACCGTGGATCTCAAAGGTCAAGGTGCAGGCACCGTTGATGGCCTTGCAAGTGGTTGATGAAGCGATGCAAATGCACGGAGCGACCGGGCTGAGCCAGGATACGCCTCTGTCTCGCATCTGGGCGGATCTGAGGACTTTGCGCCTTGCGGATGGTCCGGACGCTGTCCATCGCAGGCAGGTCGCCCGTGCCGAGCTGCGCAAACATACCAATACCTCCCAATGA
- a CDS encoding NAD(P)H-dependent flavin oxidoreductase, giving the protein MPENRELPSVFKGLRLPVVGSPLFIVSNPDLVIAQCCAGIVGSFPALNAREKDGDPVALEAWLKQITEALDAWNQANPDTPAAPYAVNQIVHRSNARLERDLEICARWNVPIWITSLGARTEVNDAAHSCGGIALHDIINNTFAKKAISKGADGLIAVAAGAGGHAGPQSPFALVQEIREWFDGPLLLSGSIATGGAVLATQAMGADLAYIGSPFIATDEANAAPAYKQMIADSGAEDIVTSSLFTGVSGNYLKPSISAAGLDPDALETADAKSMSFAQEASKPKAWSQVWGAGQGIGAVKSVGPAAALVDRIAAEYAAAREGLL; this is encoded by the coding sequence ATGCCAGAAAATCGAGAATTACCAAGCGTTTTTAAAGGCTTGAGGCTGCCTGTTGTTGGGAGCCCCCTCTTTATCGTGTCCAACCCGGACCTGGTCATCGCCCAGTGCTGCGCGGGGATTGTCGGATCTTTTCCGGCCCTGAACGCGCGCGAGAAGGACGGTGATCCGGTCGCGTTGGAGGCGTGGTTGAAGCAAATCACCGAGGCGTTGGACGCGTGGAACCAGGCCAACCCCGATACACCGGCGGCGCCTTACGCGGTGAACCAAATCGTTCATCGGTCAAATGCCCGCCTGGAACGGGATCTGGAGATCTGTGCCCGCTGGAACGTGCCGATCTGGATCACGTCGCTTGGCGCGCGGACGGAAGTGAACGACGCTGCCCATTCCTGTGGCGGCATAGCGTTGCACGATATCATTAATAACACGTTTGCGAAAAAGGCGATTTCCAAGGGCGCGGACGGGCTGATCGCGGTTGCAGCCGGTGCCGGCGGGCACGCTGGCCCGCAATCGCCCTTCGCGCTGGTGCAGGAAATCCGCGAATGGTTCGACGGGCCGTTGCTGCTGAGTGGGTCGATTGCAACGGGTGGCGCGGTGCTCGCCACGCAGGCAATGGGGGCTGATCTGGCCTATATTGGCTCTCCGTTTATTGCCACAGATGAAGCCAACGCGGCACCGGCTTACAAACAGATGATAGCTGATTCCGGGGCGGAAGATATTGTGACATCTTCTTTGTTTACAGGTGTTTCGGGGAATTACTTAAAGCCATCAATCAGCGCAGCAGGACTGGACCCGGACGCGTTGGAAACGGCGGATGCGAAGTCCATGAGCTTTGCGCAGGAAGCATCGAAGCCCAAAGCCTGGAGCCAGGTCTGGGGTGCGGGCCAAGGGATCGGAGCGGTGAAATCAGTGGGCCCTGCGGCGGCGCTGGTGGATCGGATTGCCGCAGAATACGCGGCGGCCCGGGAGGGGTTGTTGTAA
- a CDS encoding acyl-CoA dehydrogenase, whose protein sequence is MQKEISMPDGQTRHTGPSLAPFDWADPFHLADQLSDEERMIAESARAYAQDKLLPRVTDAYLEEHVTPDVFAEMGEMGLLGITIPEHLGGLGAGYVSYGLVAREVERVDSGYRSMMSVQSSLVMYPINAYGSDEQRQKYLPGLAAGTKIGCFGLTEPDAGSDPAGMKTTAKKTEGGYVINGAKMWISNAPIADVFVIWAKSDAHGGKIRGFVLEKGMKGLSAPKIGGKLSLRASVTGEIVMDNVEVGEDALLPGVEGLKGPFGCLNRARFGISWGVMGAAEDCWHRARDYGLDRVQFGRPLAQTQLFQKKLADMQTEIALGLQGALRAGRMMEDGTCGPELISLMKRNNCGKALEIARHARDMHGGNGIMAEYHVMRHAQNLETVNTYEGTHDVHALILGRAQTGLQAFF, encoded by the coding sequence ATGCAAAAGGAGATTTCCATGCCCGACGGTCAGACACGCCACACCGGTCCTTCGCTTGCGCCTTTCGACTGGGCCGACCCTTTCCATCTGGCAGATCAGCTGTCTGACGAAGAACGTATGATCGCCGAAAGCGCGCGCGCCTACGCCCAAGACAAGCTGCTGCCCCGCGTCACGGACGCGTATCTGGAGGAGCATGTGACACCGGACGTCTTTGCCGAAATGGGCGAGATGGGATTGTTGGGAATTACCATTCCCGAACATCTGGGCGGTCTGGGGGCGGGCTACGTCAGCTATGGACTCGTCGCGCGCGAGGTGGAGCGGGTGGACAGCGGATATCGCTCCATGATGTCCGTGCAATCGTCCTTGGTGATGTATCCGATCAATGCCTATGGTTCTGATGAGCAAAGACAAAAATATCTGCCCGGCCTGGCGGCAGGCACAAAGATCGGCTGCTTCGGACTGACCGAGCCTGACGCAGGATCCGACCCGGCGGGCATGAAGACCACGGCCAAAAAGACTGAGGGCGGCTATGTGATCAACGGCGCGAAGATGTGGATTTCCAACGCGCCCATTGCTGATGTGTTCGTCATCTGGGCCAAATCCGATGCCCATGGCGGCAAGATCCGGGGCTTTGTGCTGGAAAAGGGCATGAAAGGCCTCTCTGCGCCCAAAATCGGCGGCAAACTCAGCCTGCGCGCCTCGGTCACGGGCGAAATCGTGATGGACAATGTCGAGGTCGGCGAAGACGCGCTTCTACCCGGTGTCGAAGGCCTGAAAGGGCCGTTTGGCTGTTTGAACCGCGCCCGCTTCGGCATCTCCTGGGGGGTGATGGGTGCGGCCGAGGATTGCTGGCACCGGGCCCGCGACTATGGTCTTGACCGCGTGCAATTCGGCCGGCCTTTGGCGCAGACGCAGCTCTTTCAGAAGAAGCTGGCGGACATGCAGACCGAGATCGCCCTCGGCCTCCAGGGCGCCCTGCGCGCGGGGCGGATGATGGAGGACGGGACCTGCGGGCCGGAGCTTATCTCTTTGATGAAGCGCAACAATTGCGGCAAAGCGCTGGAGATCGCCCGCCATGCGCGCGACATGCATGGCGGCAACGGGATCATGGCGGAATACCACGTCATGCGTCACGCCCAGAACCTGGAAACCGTCAACACCTACGAGGGCACGCATGATGTGCATGCCCTCATTCTGGGGCGCGCCCAGACCGGGCTGCAGGCCTTTTTCTGA
- the xth gene encoding exodeoxyribonuclease III — translation MRIATFNINGVKARIGALGDWLDEAKPDVALLQEIKSVDENFPREMLEDRGYTVETHGQKGFNGVAILSKLPLEDVSRGLPGDDTDEQARWIEATVMGDTQAVRVCGLYLPNGNPTPGPKYDYKLAWMERMHRHAQGLLASEMPVVMAGDYNIIPQDADAARPEVWQDDALARSESRAAFRRLLALGFTEAFRARNQAPGMYSFWDYQAGAWNKNDGIRIDHHLLSPEAADLLQECWIEKDVRGRDKPSDHVPVWIDLAA, via the coding sequence ATGCGGATTGCGACGTTCAATATCAACGGGGTGAAGGCGCGCATCGGCGCGCTCGGGGATTGGCTGGACGAGGCCAAGCCCGATGTCGCGCTGTTGCAGGAGATCAAATCCGTCGATGAAAATTTCCCGCGAGAGATGTTGGAAGACCGGGGATATACCGTGGAAACCCATGGCCAGAAGGGGTTTAATGGGGTCGCGATCCTGTCCAAACTGCCGCTGGAAGATGTCAGCCGTGGGCTGCCCGGTGATGACACGGATGAACAGGCCCGCTGGATTGAGGCGACGGTGATGGGCGACACGCAGGCGGTGCGGGTCTGCGGCCTCTATCTGCCCAACGGCAACCCCACGCCGGGCCCGAAATACGATTACAAACTCGCCTGGATGGAGCGGATGCACCGCCACGCACAGGGCCTTCTCGCCAGCGAAATGCCCGTCGTCATGGCCGGGGATTACAATATCATCCCGCAAGACGCCGATGCCGCCCGCCCCGAGGTCTGGCAGGACGACGCCCTCGCCCGCTCCGAAAGCCGCGCCGCCTTCCGCAGGCTCCTCGCGCTGGGGTTCACCGAGGCGTTTCGCGCCCGCAATCAGGCGCCCGGCATGTATTCCTTCTGGGATTATCAGGCCGGTGCGTGGAACAAGAATGACGGCATCCGCATCGACCACCACCTGCTGAGCCCAGAGGCCGCGGACCTCCTGCAGGAATGCTGGATTGAGAAGGACGTGCGCGGCCGCGACAAACCCTCTGACCACGTCCCCGTCTGGATCGACCTGGCCGCATAA
- a CDS encoding MBL fold metallo-hydrolase — translation MSYPVDMTTSPRVTGFFDAATNTISYVVQEPNGPACAIIDTVLDIDYAAGRITHDSADRIIGFVRDNALEAAWIIETHVHADHLSAAPYLQQELGGRIGIGHKITEVQEVFGKVFNEGTEFQRDGSQFDALFEDGDTYAVGAMTCFAMATPGHTPACMVHVAGDAAFVGDTLFMPDGGSARCDFPGGDAGELYDSIQKVLALPDEMRLFICHDYGPGGRAIAWETSVAEQRARNIHLSDGQTREAFIAVREGRDATLAMPKLIIPSLQVNMRAGDIPKDEAGNPSLKVPLNGL, via the coding sequence ATGAGCTATCCCGTTGATATGACGACCTCTCCCCGTGTGACGGGCTTTTTTGACGCGGCCACCAACACGATCTCTTACGTGGTGCAGGAGCCGAATGGGCCGGCCTGTGCGATCATCGATACGGTTCTGGACATCGACTACGCGGCGGGGCGCATCACCCATGACAGTGCGGACAGGATCATTGGGTTCGTGCGGGACAACGCGCTGGAGGCGGCCTGGATCATTGAAACGCATGTGCACGCCGACCACCTCTCGGCCGCGCCTTATCTGCAACAGGAATTGGGCGGCCGGATCGGCATCGGGCACAAGATCACCGAGGTGCAGGAGGTGTTCGGGAAGGTCTTCAACGAGGGAACGGAGTTTCAGCGCGACGGCTCGCAATTCGACGCCTTGTTTGAGGATGGCGATACATATGCGGTTGGCGCGATGACGTGCTTTGCGATGGCCACCCCCGGTCACACGCCCGCCTGCATGGTGCATGTGGCGGGCGACGCGGCCTTTGTGGGCGACACGCTGTTCATGCCCGACGGAGGCTCTGCCCGGTGCGATTTCCCCGGTGGCGATGCCGGAGAGCTGTATGACAGCATCCAGAAGGTGCTGGCCCTGCCGGACGAGATGCGGCTGTTCATCTGCCACGATTATGGTCCCGGCGGCCGCGCGATTGCGTGGGAGACGAGTGTGGCCGAGCAGAGGGCCAGGAATATTCACCTGTCCGATGGGCAGACCCGGGAGGCGTTTATTGCGGTGAGGGAGGGGCGCGACGCGACGCTGGCGATGCCGAAACTGATCATCCCGTCGCTGCAAGTGAATATGCGGGCGGGCGATATCCCAAAGGATGAGGCGGGCAATCCGTCCCTGAAGGTGCCGCTGAACGGGCTGTAG
- a CDS encoding DUF6691 family protein produces MRMIYIFLIGALFGMGIVVSGMGNPAKVVNFFDVAGTWDPSLIFVMGGALAVTLPGYRLVFGRGRPLFGSGFLLPLGRQIDRRLIAGSATFGVGWGIAGFCPGGALPVLGAFDASVWVFTGALVAGILTAHLLPRALGRRAAA; encoded by the coding sequence ATGCGGATGATCTACATATTCCTGATCGGTGCGCTCTTCGGCATGGGGATCGTCGTGTCGGGCATGGGGAACCCGGCCAAGGTCGTGAATTTTTTTGATGTTGCAGGCACCTGGGACCCGTCGCTGATATTCGTCATGGGTGGAGCCCTAGCAGTGACACTGCCCGGCTACCGGCTGGTTTTCGGGCGCGGTCGGCCGCTGTTTGGGTCCGGGTTCTTGCTTCCGTTGGGTCGCCAGATCGACCGCCGCCTGATTGCCGGGTCCGCGACCTTTGGGGTGGGCTGGGGCATTGCGGGCTTCTGCCCCGGTGGCGCGCTACCGGTTCTGGGCGCGTTCGACGCGTCGGTCTGGGTCTTCACGGGTGCGCTTGTTGCGGGTATCCTGACGGCGCATCTTTTGCCCCGCGCGCTGGGTCGCCGGGCCGCAGCCTAG
- a CDS encoding YeeE/YedE family protein, with protein sequence METAFTPWASLAGGAMIGTAAVLLMLVAGRIMGATGVLAGAVLPASRADAMWRWVMIGGMVTAPGLFLLITGDWPEVTVPVSTPMLIVGGFLVGLGVTFGGGCTSGHGVCGIARLSPRSVVATGVFMATCAATVYVVRHGVGAV encoded by the coding sequence ATGGAAACGGCATTCACGCCATGGGCATCGCTGGCGGGCGGCGCCATGATCGGGACGGCGGCGGTGCTGCTGATGCTGGTTGCGGGGCGGATCATGGGCGCGACGGGCGTTCTGGCGGGCGCGGTGCTGCCCGCGTCGCGCGCGGATGCGATGTGGCGCTGGGTGATGATTGGGGGGATGGTGACCGCGCCGGGGCTTTTCCTTTTGATCACAGGGGATTGGCCCGAGGTCACGGTGCCGGTCAGCACGCCGATGCTGATTGTGGGCGGCTTTCTTGTGGGTCTTGGTGTGACGTTCGGGGGCGGATGTACGTCTGGCCACGGCGTTTGCGGCATCGCGCGCCTGTCGCCCCGATCCGTGGTGGCGACAGGCGTCTTCATGGCGACCTGCGCGGCGACGGTCTATGTCGTGCGCCACGGGGTCGGAGCGGTCTGA
- a CDS encoding ABC transporter substrate-binding protein yields MTNRLFAITATLLATTAITATSLSAETLRWARAAEALTLDPHSQNEGPTTTLMHQIYDPLIVRNMAGEMEPSLATEWAPSEDNPNVWVFQIREGVTFHGGESFDASDVVFSLNRAMQEASNFKELLSGVVEVRATGDFTVEIETEGPNPLLANNLTNIMIMDEGWTVENGAENVQDYAAGEDTFAARNVNGTGAFVLQSREADVQTVLTQNPDYWGIGQFPMDVTEIIFTPIQNPATRLAAFLGGEVDFIQDVPVQDLERVEAADGIGLGTGPQNRNIFFGLNVGADDLERDNVDGENPLANPMVRAAMNLAINREAIQQVVMRGQSDPTGAMLPPPVNGWTEDLEAYPAYDVAAAQALMDEAGYGDGFSIQLDCPNDRYVNDESICQAAVGMFAQIGITVNLSALPRAQHFPLIANGETDLYMLGWGVPTYDSEYVFNFLYHTRNEGRGSWNGTGFSNAAMDDMIVSLSSETDLEARDQIIADLWTMATAEQIYLPIHHQVLNWGISDAWSTLVDADDQVKFKYFELN; encoded by the coding sequence ATGACCAACCGACTATTCGCGATCACCGCGACCCTTCTGGCCACCACGGCCATCACCGCCACATCGCTATCGGCCGAGACGCTGCGATGGGCGCGCGCCGCCGAGGCGCTGACGCTGGATCCGCATTCCCAGAACGAAGGGCCGACCACGACCCTCATGCACCAGATCTACGACCCCCTCATCGTGCGCAACATGGCCGGTGAGATGGAACCCTCGCTCGCCACCGAATGGGCCCCGTCCGAGGACAACCCCAACGTCTGGGTCTTCCAGATCCGCGAAGGCGTGACCTTCCATGGCGGCGAAAGCTTTGACGCCTCCGACGTCGTCTTCTCGCTCAACCGCGCGATGCAGGAGGCCTCGAACTTCAAGGAATTGCTGTCCGGCGTCGTTGAGGTCCGCGCCACGGGTGATTTCACCGTCGAGATTGAAACCGAAGGCCCCAACCCGCTGCTGGCCAACAACCTGACCAACATCATGATCATGGATGAGGGTTGGACCGTCGAAAACGGCGCTGAAAACGTGCAGGATTATGCCGCAGGCGAAGACACGTTCGCCGCGCGCAACGTCAACGGCACCGGCGCATTCGTGCTGCAAAGCCGGGAGGCTGACGTGCAGACCGTGCTGACCCAGAACCCCGATTACTGGGGCATCGGTCAGTTCCCGATGGATGTGACCGAGATCATCTTCACCCCGATCCAGAACCCCGCCACGCGCCTCGCGGCCTTCCTGGGCGGCGAAGTCGACTTCATCCAGGACGTGCCTGTGCAGGATCTGGAGCGGGTCGAGGCCGCCGACGGCATCGGTCTGGGCACCGGACCGCAGAACCGCAACATCTTCTTCGGCCTCAATGTCGGCGCCGATGATCTGGAGCGCGACAACGTGGACGGGGAAAACCCGCTGGCCAATCCCATGGTCCGGGCCGCGATGAACCTCGCCATCAACCGCGAGGCGATCCAGCAGGTCGTCATGCGGGGCCAGTCCGATCCCACCGGCGCAATGCTGCCTCCGCCCGTCAACGGCTGGACCGAGGATCTGGAAGCCTACCCAGCCTATGACGTGGCCGCAGCCCAGGCGCTGATGGATGAGGCAGGCTATGGCGACGGCTTCTCGATCCAGCTCGATTGCCCCAATGACCGCTACGTCAACGACGAATCGATCTGCCAGGCGGCCGTGGGCATGTTCGCCCAGATCGGCATCACGGTGAACCTGTCCGCCCTGCCCCGCGCCCAGCATTTCCCGCTGATCGCCAATGGCGAAACGGACCTGTACATGCTGGGGTGGGGCGTGCCGACATATGATTCCGAGTATGTCTTCAACTTCCTCTACCACACCCGCAACGAAGGCCGTGGAAGCTGGAACGGCACCGGCTTCTCCAACGCCGCGATGGACGACATGATCGTGTCCCTGTCGTCGGAGACGGATCTTGAGGCCCGCGATCAGATCATCGCCGATCTCTGGACCATGGCCACCGCCGAGCAGATCTACCTGCCCATCCACCACCAGGTCCTCAACTGGGGCATCTCCGATGCCTGGAGCACGCTGGTGGACGCCGACGATCAGGTGAAGTTCAAGTATTTTGAACTGAACTGA
- a CDS encoding LCCL domain-containing protein, whose translation MSHQLLKAIALSLLALPVATSALAQDVDPDRVTGFVSALEAHGCRLSQTDVQDFVLSNGFGDARETQAIVGSLIAAGDARTEGADLVLETAGCPGGTGAATPAPAPVPVPAPAPVATPAPAPVPVPAPAPQPVQALAQCPANALSLSANTQCSCPANPGGTIWGSNVYTADSNICLAALHAGAMPITGGNISITLGGRLETFTGTAQNGVTSNAWGAYDTSFTLAAVQAPAPQPIPQPLPQATGSCPSFAVPGDFYAATGDQLYSPTPFTVQAGGPLDISGCQVGGIGFVTEVPQISVNLSGMEAYGRLEIEVEAQCDTTLLINTPTGQWVFDDDSRGNFQPLVNLPSSAAMNGRIDIWVGSYNGSACPATVELETWNS comes from the coding sequence GTGTCTCACCAACTCCTGAAAGCTATTGCTCTCTCTCTTCTCGCCCTGCCGGTGGCCACATCGGCCCTGGCCCAGGACGTGGACCCTGACCGCGTCACCGGGTTCGTCTCCGCGCTGGAGGCCCATGGGTGCCGCCTGTCCCAGACCGACGTTCAGGACTTTGTCCTGTCCAACGGGTTCGGCGACGCACGCGAAACCCAGGCCATCGTCGGCAGCCTCATCGCGGCGGGCGATGCCCGGACGGAAGGGGCTGATCTCGTGCTTGAAACCGCGGGTTGCCCCGGCGGCACAGGCGCGGCGACGCCCGCACCGGCCCCGGTTCCGGTCCCCGCTCCGGCTCCTGTGGCAACGCCCGCGCCAGCCCCGGTGCCCGTCCCGGCCCCGGCGCCGCAGCCCGTTCAGGCCCTCGCGCAATGCCCGGCCAACGCCCTGTCGCTCAGCGCCAACACCCAATGCAGCTGCCCGGCCAATCCCGGCGGCACGATCTGGGGCAGCAACGTCTATACCGCCGACAGCAACATCTGCCTGGCCGCCCTGCACGCGGGCGCCATGCCGATCACCGGCGGCAACATCTCGATCACCCTCGGAGGACGGCTGGAGACGTTCACCGGCACGGCCCAGAACGGCGTCACCTCCAATGCGTGGGGGGCCTATGACACCAGCTTCACCCTGGCAGCGGTGCAGGCCCCTGCCCCGCAACCCATCCCACAGCCTTTGCCGCAAGCCACTGGCAGCTGCCCCAGCTTTGCCGTGCCCGGTGATTTCTATGCCGCCACCGGCGATCAGCTCTATAGCCCCACGCCGTTCACGGTACAGGCAGGCGGGCCGCTGGATATCAGTGGCTGTCAAGTCGGCGGGATCGGGTTCGTGACCGAGGTGCCGCAAATCTCGGTCAACCTCTCGGGGATGGAGGCCTATGGCCGTCTGGAGATCGAGGTGGAGGCACAATGCGACACCACCCTGCTGATCAACACGCCAACCGGCCAATGGGTCTTTGATGACGACAGCCGGGGCAATTTCCAGCCCCTGGTGAACCTGCCCTCCTCGGCGGCCATGAACGGGCGCATCGACATCTGGGTCGGCAGCTATAACGGCTCCGCCTGTCCCGCCACGGTCGAATTGGAGACCTGGAACAGCTAA
- a CDS encoding universal stress protein, translating to MTDQTLFTSILVAIDGSDASQKALDTACALATTFGAELHLIHSPQVETMSIAVGYSVVDVPVTPEQVSEAGKAVSAAAVARATALGVVPQETTVAGGVPADDILQSAKLNDVDLIVMGRRGLGSVASLFLGSVSQTVSKSAECSVLTVH from the coding sequence ATGACGGACCAAACTCTGTTTACCTCCATCCTTGTTGCCATCGACGGATCGGATGCCTCCCAAAAGGCGCTCGACACGGCCTGTGCGCTGGCCACGACCTTCGGGGCGGAACTTCACCTCATCCACTCCCCCCAGGTGGAGACGATGTCGATTGCGGTGGGCTATTCCGTCGTCGATGTGCCCGTGACGCCGGAGCAAGTCTCCGAAGCGGGCAAGGCGGTCTCTGCCGCTGCCGTGGCCCGGGCCACCGCACTTGGCGTCGTGCCGCAGGAGACGACCGTGGCAGGCGGTGTGCCCGCCGATGACATTCTGCAATCGGCCAAGCTGAATGACGTCGATCTGATCGTCATGGGCCGCCGGGGTCTGGGCTCAGTGGCCAGCCTGTTTCTGGGCTCGGTCAGCCAGACCGTGAGCAAAAGCGCCGAATGCTCGGTGCTGACCGTGCACTAG
- a CDS encoding ABC transporter substrate-binding protein: MNRLFTASVLAMATAIPAQAETFRWAATTDPQTMDPHAVSSAPVLGFLNNVYEGLVRRGRDMSIEPALAEAWEPLPDGAGWRFTLRQGVTFHDGAAFNADDVLFSYERASSEDSDVASWFATVSGVEIVDEFTVDILTTTPQPIFPDSIANWMMMDSDWAAANGAERPARDAENFATRNVNGTAAFMLQSRQPDLETVLVPFDGWWGEVEHNVTEAIFTPIQNSATAVAALLSGDIDLIDPVPVQDADRVDAADGVYVLSGIEARVIMLGYGHDHETLLNGNDNIFSDVRVRQAVAHAVNVPAILQAIMGGNAEEASQLVSPAMRGYSEARADRPAFDQDLARSLIAEAGAEGAEFNLSCPNDRYLNDEAVCQAIVGMLAQVGLNAQLETMPVSNYWPELRADNYDMYLLGWSPGTFDAEHPLRFLVHTNTENLGTWNFGGYSNPRIDEMLPLIQSEIDEDARQAMLDEAAAIVQDDAVYNTMYVQPLLWGVANGIELTQRPDNFFILRWVTVGAEN; this comes from the coding sequence ATGAACCGCTTATTCACTGCCAGCGTGCTGGCCATGGCCACCGCGATCCCGGCCCAGGCCGAAACCTTCCGGTGGGCCGCCACGACCGACCCGCAGACCATGGACCCCCACGCGGTGTCCTCCGCCCCGGTTCTGGGGTTCCTGAACAACGTCTATGAGGGCCTCGTGCGGCGCGGCCGCGACATGTCCATCGAACCCGCTTTGGCCGAGGCGTGGGAACCACTGCCCGACGGCGCGGGTTGGCGCTTCACCCTGCGCCAGGGCGTGACCTTCCATGATGGCGCGGCCTTCAACGCCGATGACGTGCTGTTCTCCTACGAGCGCGCCAGTTCCGAGGACAGCGACGTGGCCAGCTGGTTCGCCACCGTCTCGGGCGTCGAGATCGTGGATGAGTTCACCGTCGATATCCTGACAACGACGCCGCAGCCGATCTTTCCCGACAGCATCGCCAACTGGATGATGATGGACAGCGACTGGGCCGCCGCCAATGGCGCGGAACGTCCCGCCCGCGATGCGGAGAATTTCGCGACCCGCAACGTCAACGGCACCGCCGCGTTCATGCTGCAATCGCGCCAGCCCGATCTGGAGACTGTCCTTGTCCCCTTCGACGGCTGGTGGGGCGAGGTCGAGCATAATGTGACCGAGGCGATCTTCACGCCGATCCAGAACTCCGCCACCGCCGTGGCCGCGTTGCTTTCGGGCGATATCGACCTGATCGACCCGGTGCCGGTCCAGGACGCGGACCGCGTGGACGCCGCTGACGGCGTCTATGTCCTGTCGGGGATCGAGGCGCGGGTGATCATGTTGGGCTACGGCCACGACCATGAGACGCTTCTGAACGGCAACGACAACATCTTCTCGGATGTGCGTGTGCGTCAGGCCGTGGCCCACGCCGTCAATGTCCCCGCGATCCTGCAAGCGATCATGGGCGGCAACGCGGAGGAGGCGAGCCAATTGGTGAGCCCAGCCATGCGCGGCTATTCCGAGGCCCGCGCAGACCGGCCCGCCTTTGATCAGGATCTGGCGCGGTCCCTGATTGCCGAGGCCGGGGCAGAAGGCGCCGAGTTCAACCTGTCCTGCCCCAATGACCGATACCTCAATGATGAGGCCGTCTGTCAGGCCATCGTCGGCATGCTGGCCCAGGTCGGCCTGAATGCGCAGCTGGAGACGATGCCGGTCAGCAATTACTGGCCCGAGCTGCGTGCCGACAATTACGACATGTACCTTCTCGGTTGGTCACCTGGCACGTTCGATGCCGAGCATCCGCTGCGCTTCCTTGTTCACACCAATACTGAGAACCTCGGGACGTGGAACTTCGGCGGATATTCCAACCCCCGCATCGACGAGATGCTGCCGCTGATCCAGTCCGAGATTGACGAAGATGCGCGTCAGGCCATGCTGGATGAGGCCGCGGCCATCGTGCAGGACGATGCGGTCTACAACACGATGTATGTCCAGCCTCTGCTCTGGGGTGTGGCCAATGGCATCGAGCTGACCCAGCGCCCCGACAACTTTTTCATCCTGCGGTGGGTGACGGTCGGGGCCGAAAACTAG